The Armatimonadota bacterium genomic interval GCGGGGAGGTGGTCTGCGACGTGATGTTCCCCGTTCTGCACGGCCCGTACGGAGAGGACGGCACCATCCAGGGGCTGTTCGAAATGGTCAACGTGCCGTATGTCGGCGCCGGGGTGTTGGGATCGGCGATGGGCATGGACAAGGAAGTACAGAAGAAGGTATTGCGCGCAGCCGGCCTGCCGGTCGTGGACTTCGTGGCGTTCTCCGACCGGGAGTGGGCGTCCGACCCGGCCGCCGTACGGGAGGCCATCGTCGGCGGGTTGGGCTTTCCGGTGTTCACGAAACCCGCGCGGCTGGGGTCGTCGGTGGGCATCCGCATGGTGATGCACGTGGGCGCGCTCGATGCGGCGGTGGCCGACGCGCTGCAGTACGATACGAAAGTCGTCGTCGAGCGGGCGGTCCCGGCCCCGCTCGAGATCGAAGTGAGCGTGCTCGGCAACGACGAGCCGCAGGCATCCCTCCCTGGCGAGATCCGTCCCGCGCACGAGTTCTACGACTACGAAGCGAAGTACGTGGACCCCGACGGCGCCGAGTTGCTGATCCCCTCGAGCCTGGATGCCCCGCGCGCCGAGGAAGTCCGCCGACTGGCCTTGCGTGCCTACCGGGTGCTCGGCCTGGAGGGGATGGCCCGTGTCGATTTCCTGGCCGAGCGCGACGGGCCGGCGTACGTGAGCGAGGTGAACACCATCCCCGGCTTCACACAGATCAGCATGTATCCCAAACTGTGGGAGGCTTCCGGCCTGCCCTACCGCGAACTGTTGTCGCGGCTGGTGGACCTGGCGCTCGAACGGTGGCGGCGCCGCAACGCACTGAAGACGAGCTACGAAGGGGGAAGACGACTGCACAGGGCAGCCGGCGGTGACAGCTGACCGGCGCGAAGCACGGGGCCCCAGGTCGGCCGCGGGCCGCTTGGGGTCGATCGAGGTGCCTGGGTGAACCGCTTCGTCAAGTCGCACGCGCTGGGCAACGACTACATCATCGTCGACCCAACCCAGCTTTCGTTCGAGCTGACCCCGCAGGCGATCCGCAGGATCTGCGACCGGCACTTCGGGATCGGCTCGGACGGGATCCTTGCCCACGTGCCCTCGCACAGCGCCGACTTCGGACTGCGCATCTACAACCCGGACGGCACCGAAGCCGAAAAGAGCGGCAATGGCCTACGGATCTTTGCCAAGTACCTCTACGACCACGGACACACCCCCAGGACACGTTTCACCGTCGAGACCCCGGGCGGGATCGTCACCTGCGACCTCCATCGGGAATACGCAGCGGTGCGGTCGATCACGGTGGACATGGGAGAGGCGACCTTCCGCAGCGACCGCATACCCGCGGGCGGGCCGCCGCGCGAGATCGTGGACGAGGAATTGGAAGTCGGTCCGATGCGCCTTCGCGTGACGGCGGTGAACGTCGGGAACCCCCACTGCGTCGTGTTCACCGAAGACCTGGGGTCCGTCGACTTCCACACGCTGGGACCGGCGCTTGAGCGGCACCCGCTGTTCCCACAGCGCGCCAACGTGCAGTTCGCCCAGGTTCTGTCGGCGGATCGCGTGCGGATCCGCATCTGGGAGCGCGGCGCTGGGGAAACGCTGGCGTCGGGTAGCAGCGCCAGCGCCGTCGCCGCCGCCTGTGTGCGTCGCGGTCTCACGGACCGACGGGTGGTCGTCGAGATGGACGGCGGTGTGCTGAGCATCGAGGTCAAAGAGGGATACGCTTTGCGCATGACCGGCCCCGCATCGGAGGTGTATGCGGGCGAGATGTCAGCGGAGTTCGTAAAGACGTTGTGAGCGCGAAGGACGCCTGGAATCTTTCCGGAAGGCGGGGCCATGTGGCGCCCGGAGGGGCGGACCTGCGCGCCGCACGGGCCGTGGTCTTGGATCTCGACGGCGTCGTCTATCGTGGGCGGCGGCCGCTTCCGGGTGCCCGGGAGTTTGTGGCCGCGCTGCGGCGGCGGCGCATCCCGTTCGTCTTTGCCACGAACAACTCGGCGCACACCGTCGGTGAGTACGCCGAGCGGCTGGAAGGGATGGGGATCAGCGCCTCACCGGAGCAGATCGTCACGTCGGCGGTGTGCGCCGCCGACTATCTGCGCAACCGAAAAGACGCGCCCGCGAAGGTGTTCGTGATCGGCGGGCCGGGGCTGCGCGCGACGCTCCGTCAGGCGGGGTTCGCCCTGGCCGACGCACCGCCCGCCGACGCGGTCGTGGTCGGGCTGGACGTGGAGCTGACCTACGCGCGGCTGCGCGACGCCTGCATCGCGATCCGGCGGGGCGCGTCGTTCGTCGCGACCAACCGCGACGCGAACCTGCCGGTCGAGGACGAACTGTGGCCGGGCAGCGGCGCCATCGTGGCGGCGATCGAGACGTCGACGGGGGTGTCGCCCGTGGTGCTGGGCAAGCCCGAGCCGTACCTGTTCGAGATGGCGCTCCGCCGCCTGGGTGCTGCGGCGGCGGAGACGGTCATGGTGGGGGACCAGGTCGCGACCGACATCGCAGGGGCCGCGCGCGTCGGAATGCGGACGGCCTTGGTGCTGTCCGGCGTGTCAGCGGCGGAAGACCCGGCCGGGTATGCCGCGCGCCCCGACGTCGTGGTCGTCGATCTGCACGAACTCGCGCGCCTCTTGGGACTGGCCTAGAAGGCAGCCCGCAGCCCCACGCCGAGACGGTCTCACAGGTGGATCACTTCTGGAAGACGCGTGTTTGCTCTGTCTCGTCCGCCCGGATGGCACGCGTCGGTTCGGCTGGGCGCCCCTCGATCCGGGCGCGCAGCTCGTCGATCTGTCGCGTCAGGTCGTTGCGCAGGATGGCGATCTGCTCGGAGACGGTGTCGTAGGCGCGGCTTTTCATCTCGGCGATCTCGTGCTCACGGGCGGCCAGCCGGTCCTCCAGGCGCCTCCGGTCGGCGGCGGCCGCCGAAAGCGATATGCCGCTGGCGGCCAGCATCAGCAGGATCGCCCCGGCGGCGGCGATTAGGATCACGCCGATCAGGGGCGTCTGGTAGGAGCCCGTCG includes:
- a CDS encoding HAD-IIA family hydrolase, with translation MAPGGADLRAARAVVLDLDGVVYRGRRPLPGAREFVAALRRRRIPFVFATNNSAHTVGEYAERLEGMGISASPEQIVTSAVCAADYLRNRKDAPAKVFVIGGPGLRATLRQAGFALADAPPADAVVVGLDVELTYARLRDACIAIRRGASFVATNRDANLPVEDELWPGSGAIVAAIETSTGVSPVVLGKPEPYLFEMALRRLGAAAAETVMVGDQVATDIAGAARVGMRTALVLSGVSAAEDPAGYAARPDVVVVDLHELARLLGLA
- a CDS encoding LapA family protein — translated: MRFQTSLALILLAAAAAFALLNPTTVVRTEVVNLPTGSYQTPLIGVILIAAAGAILLMLAASGISLSAAAADRRRLEDRLAAREHEIAEMKSRAYDTVSEQIAILRNDLTRQIDELRARIEGRPAEPTRAIRADETEQTRVFQK
- a CDS encoding D-alanine--D-alanine ligase family protein — translated: MDKLRLGIVYGGRSGEHEVSKVSAANVLAALDRDRFEVVEIFIDPRGAWYVGGSRAWLRLDTEGKAVFCAGGGEVVCDVMFPVLHGPYGEDGTIQGLFEMVNVPYVGAGVLGSAMGMDKEVQKKVLRAAGLPVVDFVAFSDREWASDPAAVREAIVGGLGFPVFTKPARLGSSVGIRMVMHVGALDAAVADALQYDTKVVVERAVPAPLEIEVSVLGNDEPQASLPGEIRPAHEFYDYEAKYVDPDGAELLIPSSLDAPRAEEVRRLALRAYRVLGLEGMARVDFLAERDGPAYVSEVNTIPGFTQISMYPKLWEASGLPYRELLSRLVDLALERWRRRNALKTSYEGGRRLHRAAGGDS
- the dapF gene encoding diaminopimelate epimerase, translated to MNRFVKSHALGNDYIIVDPTQLSFELTPQAIRRICDRHFGIGSDGILAHVPSHSADFGLRIYNPDGTEAEKSGNGLRIFAKYLYDHGHTPRTRFTVETPGGIVTCDLHREYAAVRSITVDMGEATFRSDRIPAGGPPREIVDEELEVGPMRLRVTAVNVGNPHCVVFTEDLGSVDFHTLGPALERHPLFPQRANVQFAQVLSADRVRIRIWERGAGETLASGSSASAVAAACVRRGLTDRRVVVEMDGGVLSIEVKEGYALRMTGPASEVYAGEMSAEFVKTL